In Thunnus thynnus chromosome 4, fThuThy2.1, whole genome shotgun sequence, a genomic segment contains:
- the ctsa gene encoding lysosomal protective protein isoform X1, with translation MTSGEVWSCDPQRHMTCCDSSLSAVAVKPTLPAELKPGEHGSKVSSGIISPDRDSQLNSAMQVVLLLCYFLCSLLGGDAAPAADEVTYLPGLQKQPSFRQYSGYLSVADGKHLHYWFVESQNNPSSDPVVLWLNGGPGCSSLDGLLTEHGPFLIQNDGVTLQYNPYSWNKIANMLYLESPAGVGFSYSDDQKYVTNDTEVSMNNYLALKEFFRLFPEFSKNQLFLTGESYGGIYIPTLAERVMEDPSLNLQGIAVGNGMSSYEMNDNSLVFFAYYHGLLGSRLWTELQSFCCSDGTCNFYNSQNPNCSISVSEVQVIVYSSGLNMYNLYASCPGGVHQRVSVERGELVIRDLGNSFINHPWTQLWNQKLQSLASRHQSVRLDPPCTNSTPSSLYLNNKYVREALHISPKALEWVICSSEVNLNYGRLYMDVRKQYLKLLAALKYRVLVYNGDVDMACNFMGDEWFVESLQQQVAVQRRPWLYDDEDGRQVGGFVKEFNNIAFLTVKGSGHMVPTDKPIAAYAMFSRFIKRQPY, from the exons ATGACCAGTGGGGAGGTGTGGTCATGTGACCCGCAGCGTCATATGACTTGTTGTGATTCTTCATTGTCGGCAGTTGCAGTCAAACCAACTTTACCTGCTGAACTAAAACCCGGTGAACACGGGAGCAAGGTTAGTTCCGGTATCATCTCACCTGACCGAGACTCTCAGTTAAACTCGgct ATGCAGGTGGTGTTGCTGTTGTGTTACTTCCTGTGCTCTCTGCTGGGCGGTGATGCGGCTCCGGCTGCAGACGAGGTGACCTACCTGCCCGGTCTGCAGAAACAGCCGAGCTTCAGACAATACTCGGGATACCTGAGCGTGGCCGATGGCAAACACCTGCACTACTG gtttGTGGAGTCCCAGAACAACCCGTCCTCTGACCCCGTGGTGTTGTGGCTGAACGGCGGCCCTGGCTGCAGCTCTCTGGACGGACTGCTGACTGAACACGGACCCTTCCTG ATCCAGAATGACGGCGTGACACTGCAGTACAACCCGTACTCTTGGAACAAG ATCGCCAACATGTTGTACCTGGAGTCTCCAGCAGGAGTCGGATTCTCGTACTCTGACGATCAGAAATACGTCACCAATGACACCGAG GTGTCGATGAACAACTACCTGGCTCTCAAGGAGTTCTTCCGCCTCTTTCCAGAGTTCAGCAAGAACCAACTTTTCCTGACTGGAGAGAGTTACGGAGGAATCTACATCCCCACGCTCGCTGAGAGAGTGATGGAGGACCCCAGCCTGAACCTGCAG GGCATTGCTGTGGGAAACGGGATGTCCAGCTACGAGATGAACGATAACTCTCTGGTGTTCTTCGCCTACTACCACGGCCTGCTGGGAAGTCGACTGTGGACGGAACTGCAGAGCTTCTGCTGCAGCGATGGGACCTGCAACTTCTACAACAGCCAGAACCCTAACTGCTCCATCAGC GTGTCTGAAGTTCAGGTAATCGTCTACAGTTCAGGACTGAACATGTACAACCTGTACGCTTCCTGTCCAGGCGGAGTCCACCAGAGGGTCAG TGTTGAGCGAGGTGAGCTGGTGATCAGAGATTTGGGAAACTCCTTCATCAACCATCCATGGACTCAGCTGTGGAACCAG aagttACAAAGTCTGGCGTCCCGCCACCAATCGGTGCGTCTGGACCCTCCCTGCACTAactccaccccctcctccctctaccTGAACAACAAGTACGTCAGAGAAGCTCTGCACATCAGCCCCAAAGCTCTGGAATGGGTCATCTGCAG CTCTGAGGTGAATCTGAACTACGGTCGTCTCTACATGGACGTCAGGAAACAGTACCTGAAACTGCTCGCTGCTCTG AAGTACCGGGTCCTGGTGTATAACGGGGACGTGGACATGGCCTGTAACTTCATGGGGGACGAGTGGTTTGTGGagtctctgcagcagcag GTGGCGGTTCAGAGGCGCCCGTGGCTCTACGATGATGAAGACGGTCGGCAGGTTGGAGGCTTCGTCAAAGAGTTCAACAACATCGCCTTCCTCACCGTCAAG GGTTCAGGTCACATGGTTCCAACAGATAAACCAATCGCTGCATACGCCATGTTCTCCAGATTCATCAAGAGACAACCATACTAA
- the ctsa gene encoding lysosomal protective protein isoform X2 has protein sequence MTSGEVWSCDPQRHMTCCDSSLSAVAVKPTLPAELKPGEHGSKMQVVLLLCYFLCSLLGGDAAPAADEVTYLPGLQKQPSFRQYSGYLSVADGKHLHYWFVESQNNPSSDPVVLWLNGGPGCSSLDGLLTEHGPFLIQNDGVTLQYNPYSWNKIANMLYLESPAGVGFSYSDDQKYVTNDTEVSMNNYLALKEFFRLFPEFSKNQLFLTGESYGGIYIPTLAERVMEDPSLNLQGIAVGNGMSSYEMNDNSLVFFAYYHGLLGSRLWTELQSFCCSDGTCNFYNSQNPNCSISVSEVQVIVYSSGLNMYNLYASCPGGVHQRVSVERGELVIRDLGNSFINHPWTQLWNQKLQSLASRHQSVRLDPPCTNSTPSSLYLNNKYVREALHISPKALEWVICSSEVNLNYGRLYMDVRKQYLKLLAALKYRVLVYNGDVDMACNFMGDEWFVESLQQQVAVQRRPWLYDDEDGRQVGGFVKEFNNIAFLTVKGSGHMVPTDKPIAAYAMFSRFIKRQPY, from the exons ATGACCAGTGGGGAGGTGTGGTCATGTGACCCGCAGCGTCATATGACTTGTTGTGATTCTTCATTGTCGGCAGTTGCAGTCAAACCAACTTTACCTGCTGAACTAAAACCCGGTGAACACGGGAGCAAG ATGCAGGTGGTGTTGCTGTTGTGTTACTTCCTGTGCTCTCTGCTGGGCGGTGATGCGGCTCCGGCTGCAGACGAGGTGACCTACCTGCCCGGTCTGCAGAAACAGCCGAGCTTCAGACAATACTCGGGATACCTGAGCGTGGCCGATGGCAAACACCTGCACTACTG gtttGTGGAGTCCCAGAACAACCCGTCCTCTGACCCCGTGGTGTTGTGGCTGAACGGCGGCCCTGGCTGCAGCTCTCTGGACGGACTGCTGACTGAACACGGACCCTTCCTG ATCCAGAATGACGGCGTGACACTGCAGTACAACCCGTACTCTTGGAACAAG ATCGCCAACATGTTGTACCTGGAGTCTCCAGCAGGAGTCGGATTCTCGTACTCTGACGATCAGAAATACGTCACCAATGACACCGAG GTGTCGATGAACAACTACCTGGCTCTCAAGGAGTTCTTCCGCCTCTTTCCAGAGTTCAGCAAGAACCAACTTTTCCTGACTGGAGAGAGTTACGGAGGAATCTACATCCCCACGCTCGCTGAGAGAGTGATGGAGGACCCCAGCCTGAACCTGCAG GGCATTGCTGTGGGAAACGGGATGTCCAGCTACGAGATGAACGATAACTCTCTGGTGTTCTTCGCCTACTACCACGGCCTGCTGGGAAGTCGACTGTGGACGGAACTGCAGAGCTTCTGCTGCAGCGATGGGACCTGCAACTTCTACAACAGCCAGAACCCTAACTGCTCCATCAGC GTGTCTGAAGTTCAGGTAATCGTCTACAGTTCAGGACTGAACATGTACAACCTGTACGCTTCCTGTCCAGGCGGAGTCCACCAGAGGGTCAG TGTTGAGCGAGGTGAGCTGGTGATCAGAGATTTGGGAAACTCCTTCATCAACCATCCATGGACTCAGCTGTGGAACCAG aagttACAAAGTCTGGCGTCCCGCCACCAATCGGTGCGTCTGGACCCTCCCTGCACTAactccaccccctcctccctctaccTGAACAACAAGTACGTCAGAGAAGCTCTGCACATCAGCCCCAAAGCTCTGGAATGGGTCATCTGCAG CTCTGAGGTGAATCTGAACTACGGTCGTCTCTACATGGACGTCAGGAAACAGTACCTGAAACTGCTCGCTGCTCTG AAGTACCGGGTCCTGGTGTATAACGGGGACGTGGACATGGCCTGTAACTTCATGGGGGACGAGTGGTTTGTGGagtctctgcagcagcag GTGGCGGTTCAGAGGCGCCCGTGGCTCTACGATGATGAAGACGGTCGGCAGGTTGGAGGCTTCGTCAAAGAGTTCAACAACATCGCCTTCCTCACCGTCAAG GGTTCAGGTCACATGGTTCCAACAGATAAACCAATCGCTGCATACGCCATGTTCTCCAGATTCATCAAGAGACAACCATACTAA